One Salminus brasiliensis chromosome 5, fSalBra1.hap2, whole genome shotgun sequence DNA segment encodes these proteins:
- the mfap5 gene encoding microfibril associated protein 5 — protein MGSYPTAAFLCCFYGLVTVWAQQTGTELPYLENGEPPSDCREEMYPCTRMYSVHRPLKRCIHSLCLYSLPRVYVINKEICVRTVCQQDEILKAELCREKSGWPKRIQRSTRKRCVQRRNRTWASNN, from the exons ATGGGCAGCTACCCAACCGCCGCGTTCCTGTGCTGTTTCTATG GCCTGGTCACCGTCTGGGCCCAGCAGACAG GAACAGAGCTGCCATACTTAGAAAACGGTGAACCACCATCAG acTGCCGAGAGGAAATGTACCCGTGCACTCGGATGTACTCCGTCCATCGCCCTTTAAAGAGGTGCATCCACTCCCTCTGCCTttacag TCTTCCGCGAGTCTACGTTATCAACAAAGAGATCTGTGTGAGGACGGTGTGTCAGCAAGATGAAATTCTGAAGG ctgaacTGTGCAGAGAGAAATCCGGGTGGCCCAAACGAATTCAGAGGTCGACCAGGAAGCGCTGTGTCCAGAGAAGAAACAGAACATGGGCGAGCAACAattaa
- the aicda gene encoding single-stranded DNA cytosine deaminase, whose product MTSKLDRVLLTQKKFIYHYKNVRWARGRHETYLCFVVKRRIGPDSLSFDFGHLRNRSGCHVELLFLRYLGALCPGLGGPGVDGAKVGYAVTWFCSWSPCSNCARRITNILSQTPNLRLRIFVSRLYFCDQEDSLEREGLRHLLRAGVQVSVMTYKDFFYCWQTFVARRERCFKAWDGLHQNSVRLSRKLNQILQPCQTEDLRDVFALLGL is encoded by the exons ATGACGAGCAAGCTGGACAG AGTTCTGCTCACCCAGAAGAAGTTTATCTATCACTACAAGAACGTACGCTGGGCTCGCGGGAGGCATGAGACTTACCTCTGCTTTGTGGTGAAGAGGCGAATCGGCCCCGACTCCCTGTCCTTCGACTTCGGACACTTGCGCAACCGCTCCGGCTGCCATGTGGAG CTCCTCTTCCTGCGCTACCTCGGGGCGCTGTGCCCGGGCCTGGGGGGTCCTGGTGTGGACGGAGCCAAAGTGGGCTACGCTGTGACCTGGTTCTGCTCATGGTCGCCCTGCTCTAACTGCGCCAGGCGAATCACCAACATCCTGTCCCAGACGCCCAACCTCCGGCTCCGAATCTTCGTCTCCCGCCTCTACTTCTGCGACCAGGAGGACAGCCTGGAACGGGAGGGGCTGCGGCACCTACTGAGGGCAGGGGTGCAGGTTTCGGTCATGACGTATAAAG ATTTTTTCTACTGTTGGCAGACGTTCGTGGCTCGCAGGGAGAGATGTTTCAAAGCCTGGGACGGCCTTCACCAGAACTCTGTCAGACTGTCCCGCAAGCTCAACCAAATCCTTCAG CCCTGCCAGACTGAAGATCTGAGGGACGTCTTCGCTCTGCTGGGTCTCTGA
- the LOC140556556 gene encoding adaptin ear-binding coat-associated protein 1-like has translation MAAEAEYESILCVKPDVSVYRIPPRASNRSVRAADWKLDAPDWTGRMRVTAKGKVAYIKLEDKISGELFAQAPVDQYPGIAVETVSDSSRYFILRIQDDSGRSAFIGIGFEDRGDAFDFNVALQDHFKWVKQDTEFSKQAQAPDLGPKLDLGFKEGQTITLNIGQSKKRDKSRPQSSGGFGLLPPPPSGKIAPPPLATSANHDTEPLTGGSDTGCLLDLDSSNSDTQAQPAAPSANTDLWGDFTSDSLSSEPDKQDSSSTSWVQF, from the exons ATGGCGGCCGAGGCGGAGTACGAGTCGATTCTGTGCGTGAAGCCTGACGTCAGCGTGTATCGAATTCCACCGCGAGCGTCGAACCGCAGCGTCAG ggcGGCAGACTGGAAGTTGGACGCTCCTGATTGGACGGGTCGGATGAGGGTCACTGCCAAGGGGAAAGTTGCGTATATAAAACTAGAGGACAAAATCTCAG GGGAGCTGTTTGCCCAAGCCCCGGTGGACCAGTATCCCGGTATCGCAGTGGAAACCGTCAGTGACTCGAGTCGTTACTTCATCCTGCGGATTCAGGACGACAGCG GGCGTAGTGCGTTCATCGGCATCGGATTCGAGGACCGGGGAGATGCCTTTGACTTTAACGTGGCTTTGCAGGATCATTTTAa gTGGGTGAAGCAGGATACTGAGTTTAGTAAGCAGGCTCAGGCTCCAGACTTGGGCCCAAAACTAGACCTGGGCTTTAAAGAGGGCCAGACCATCACTCTCAACATTGGG CAAAGCAAAAAGAGGGACAAATCCCGTCCCCAAAGTTCAGGTGGGTTTGGACTCCTTCCACCTCCTCCCAGCGGCAAGATAGCCCCGCCTCCTTTAGCCACATCCGCCAATCACGACACAGAACCGCTGACCGGAGGCAGCGACACAG GCTGCTTATTAGACCTGGACAGCAGCAACTCCGACACCCAGGCCCAGCCCGCGGCTCCCAGCGCAAACACGGACCTGTGGGGGGATTTCACGTCCGACAG tttGTCATCTGAACCGGACAAGCAGGACTCTTCCTCCACCAGCTGGGTCCAGTTCTGA